The genomic DNA GCTGCAGCTGCTGTCTTACCACGTGGCGCTGATTAAGGGCACCGATGTGGATCAGCCGCGTAACCTGGCGAAATCGGTGACAGTCGAATAAGGTATTACTCTCTGGTAAAAAAGGCCGCATAGCGGCCTTTTTTTTATTGGTGACATGACACAATAATCGTGTGATTTTTCGTTCGAAACTTAACCATAGCACAAAATGCAAATAAAATACCGGAATAATGATTATTCTATTTTTATCTTTTTGATATTGATTTCTTTAGCGTTATTTTTACTCTGGTATAAATTTATTCTGAATTATCATGCATTTTATGCAAGAATCTTAATGTATGTGTATAATTTAAATGTGTTATATATATATTTTGTCTTTGGTTTTACGTGTGGTATTGAAATATTACAATTATTCCACCGGAATAAATAAATTTTCATTCTGGAAATTAATTTATTTATCTTGTGACTAATTTGACTCCAGATGTATCATCATCCTGCAATTAAACCTCTATGTATATTATCGATAAAAATAGTGGTTATTATAATCAATGTTTATGGAGTCTAAAATGAAAGGAAAATTAACGGCTATTTCTTTAGCATTGTCCTCAGTATTTTTTCTCGGACATGCGATGGCCTCTGATGGTACTGTCCACTTCCGTGGTGAAGTGATTGACAGTACGTGTGAAGTGACCTCAGATACCAAAGATCAGAATGTCGACTTAGGTAAAGTAAACCGCACTGCATTCACCGGTGCAGGTTCTACCGCCGCGCCGATGGCTTTTGATATCAAATTGAAATCGTGCCCAGATACGTATACTAAAGCTGCCGTACGCTTTGACGGCACTGAAGATGCTAGTGGTAATGGCGATCTGGCTATTGGTAATCCGCTAAATACTTCAAACCCTGGTGATTATACCGGTACTGAACCCGCACCTGTTACCGCAACTGGCGTGGCCATTCGTATCTATAACAAAGCTGACAACTCTCAGGTTAAGCTGTATGAAAAATCGGCTGAAACCCCGATTGTTTCTGGTAAAGCTGCTATGCCATTTATCGCACGTTATGTTGCAACTGCTGCAAGCGTCACTGCCGGTACTGCTAATGCTGATTCTCAGTTTACTGTGGAATATGTGAAGTAATATAAGGAATCATTATTTTATTTTGATTTTTATTGTTAATTAGATGGCGCTCGTCACTGTGCTATCCCTTTGTCTTTATTGAGGCGAGCGTCTTTTTACTTTTTTGGATGTGTGTATGTCCGGTAATTTTATTAATGTAATATTATTTCTGCTTTGTTCATTTTATTCATCGTTATCTTTTTCCGGTGTTGTGGTGGGTGGTACACGAATTATTTTTCCTGGTAACGCACCTGATGCAACAATATCTATCTATAATAAAGAAACAAAACTACCCTATTTAATTCAATCATGGGTCGATCCATTTGGCAAAGATGATAAAAGTAAACCACCGTTTACAACAATACCTCCGGTATCTCGTCTTGAGGCAGGCCAGGAGAAAATTTTACGTATTGTGAAAACATCAGGCAGTCTTCCTGAAGACCGTGAATCTGTTTTTTGGTTTAATGTTAAAAATATACCTCCATCTGGTGATAATCAAGAGAGAAGCTCTCTTGAAATCGCTATCAAAACTCGAATTAAACTTTTCTGGCGTCCTACATCGATAACGATCACACCGGAAAAAGCGATTGCCAACGTCACCTGGAAGCACCAGGGAAATAATTTGGTGGTAACAAATCAGAATCCGATTCATATCAATATAATGAGCGTTGCGGTTGATGGGAAAGATATCTCATTGAATATGATTAGGCCTTTTGAAACCCTGACGCTGGATATCCCAGCCGGTGCTTCAGGCCGGACGTTGGTATGGAAATTCATTAACGATTACGGTGCGGTCAGCGATCCTATCAAACAGGCGCTTTAGTTACCCGATAAGGATGTCACGATGATTGATTCGCGTTACTGCATCGTATTGGTTTCTGGTGTATTCCTGAGCGCTGCTTTTCAGAGCATGGCACAGGATACTTTATTTAACCCGAACCTTCTGGAAATCGATCATCCTGTCAATATTGATATCCGCCAGTTTAACCGTTCCAATGCTCTTCCTCCTGATAATTATAAAGTTGATGTGGTAATTAACGGTCGTTTTTTTGAACGGCAGGATATTAAATTTATTCAGGATTCACCAGAGGGTGAACTTCATCCTTGCTTTATTACCGTAAAAGATGTTTTGTCTTCCTATGGCGTAAAAGTTGATGCGGTTAAGGCACTTAATAATATTGATGATAGTGCTTGCATAAATCCTGCTCCATTAATTGATGGATCTTCTTGGTTTTTCGATGCTAATAAATTGGCGTTAAATATATCCATACCACAAATTTACCTGGATAGTTCGGCGTATGATTATATCAGCCCCTCTCGCTGGGATCAGGGGATTAATGCGCTGATGGTTAACTATGATTTCTCAGGGTCACACACGTTAAAATCTAATTATGACTCCTCTGAGGATGACAGCTATTACCTCAACTTACGCAACGGTCTGAATATCGGCGCCTGGCGGTTACGTAACTACAGTACTTTAAACGCGACGGAAAATAGTACTGAATACCACTCTATCAGTAGCTACCTTCAGCGAGATATTGCCGCGCTACGTAGCCAGATCATGCTAGGAGATACCTGGACGGCGAGTGATATTTTTAACAGTACGCAAATCCGCGGGGCAAGGTTGTATACCGACGATGATATGTTGCCATCCAGCCAGAACGGCTTTGCGCCGGTAGTGCGTGGTATCGCTAAAAGCAATGCGACGGTGATCATCCGGCAGAATAATTACGTTATCTATCAGTCGGCAGTGCCGCAAGGTGCGTTTGAAATCACCGATCTGAATACCACCAGCGGTGGTGGCGACCTTGAGGTGACTATCAAAGAAGAGGATGGCAGCGAGCAGCATTTCACTCAGCCCTATGCTTCACTGGCCATTCTTAAGCGTGAAGGACAAACCGATGTGGACATTAGCGTCGGTGAAATGCGCGATGAGAGCGGTTTTACGCCCAACGTCCTACAGGCTCAGGTTCTTCATGGTTTGCCATGGGGCCTGACGCTGTATGGCGGCACGCAGATAGCGAATGATTATGCTTCTGCGGCAATGGGGATGGGGAAAGATATGGGATCTCTCGGCGCGCTTTCATTTGATGTCACACATGCTCACGCTCGATTTGACGACGGAGGCGATGAAACCGGCCAATCCTATCGTTTTCTCTATTCTAAGCGTTTTGATGAAACCGATACGAATTTCCGTCTGGTTGGATACCGTTACTCCACGGAAGGATATTACACGCTCAATGAATGGGCATCTCGGCAGAATAAGGATGAAGATTTCTGGATGACTGGCAACCGACGTAGCCGGATTGAGGGGACGTGGTCGCAATCTTTTGCCCGGGGTTACGGTAATATTTACCTGACGGTGAGCCGGCAGCAGTACTGGAAAACGGATGACGTCGAGCGGCTGGTTCAGTTTGGTTATGCTAATACCTGGCGGCGTATTTCATGGAACGTTTCCTGGAACTATACCGATTCTGCCAATAGTTATACGGGTAGCGAGTCTTATGATAATGAGAACAACCATGAGCATATTTTTATGCTGTCGGTTTCGGTACCGCTTTCCGGCTGGCTGGAGAACAGTTACGTCAATTATTCGCTGACGCAAAACAATCATAATGACAGCACGATGCAGGTCGGATTGGGCGGTACCGCGCTGGAAGATCATAACCTTGCCTATAACGTTCAGGAATCATGGGTTAGCGATCCGCAAGACAGCTATAGCAGTAACGCCAGCCTGAGCTATGACGGTACCTATGGCTCGGTTAACGGTAGCTATGCCTATAGTCAGGATTCACAGCGCCTTAACTACGGAGTTCGCGGCGGTATTCTGGTTCACAGCGGCGGCATCACTTTTTCGCAAGAGCTAGGAGAAACGGTGGCATTGGTTGAAGCGCCGGGGGCTGATGGCCTCTCAGTGGAGAACGCCACCGGCGTATCCACCGACTGGCGTGGCTACACGGTGAAAACACAAATGAACCCGTATGATGAAAACCGAGTGGCGATTAACAGCAATTATTTTTCGCGCGCCAATGTTGAACTGGAAAATACCGTGGTTAATCTGGTGCCAACGCG from Klebsiella sp. WP3-W18-ESBL-02 includes the following:
- a CDS encoding chaperone-usher fimbrial major subunit — translated: MKGKLTAISLALSSVFFLGHAMASDGTVHFRGEVIDSTCEVTSDTKDQNVDLGKVNRTAFTGAGSTAAPMAFDIKLKSCPDTYTKAAVRFDGTEDASGNGDLAIGNPLNTSNPGDYTGTEPAPVTATGVAIRIYNKADNSQVKLYEKSAETPIVSGKAAMPFIARYVATAASVTAGTANADSQFTVEYVK
- a CDS encoding fimbrial chaperone, encoding MDVCMSGNFINVILFLLCSFYSSLSFSGVVVGGTRIIFPGNAPDATISIYNKETKLPYLIQSWVDPFGKDDKSKPPFTTIPPVSRLEAGQEKILRIVKTSGSLPEDRESVFWFNVKNIPPSGDNQERSSLEIAIKTRIKLFWRPTSITITPEKAIANVTWKHQGNNLVVTNQNPIHINIMSVAVDGKDISLNMIRPFETLTLDIPAGASGRTLVWKFINDYGAVSDPIKQAL
- a CDS encoding fimbria/pilus outer membrane usher protein, with the protein product MIDSRYCIVLVSGVFLSAAFQSMAQDTLFNPNLLEIDHPVNIDIRQFNRSNALPPDNYKVDVVINGRFFERQDIKFIQDSPEGELHPCFITVKDVLSSYGVKVDAVKALNNIDDSACINPAPLIDGSSWFFDANKLALNISIPQIYLDSSAYDYISPSRWDQGINALMVNYDFSGSHTLKSNYDSSEDDSYYLNLRNGLNIGAWRLRNYSTLNATENSTEYHSISSYLQRDIAALRSQIMLGDTWTASDIFNSTQIRGARLYTDDDMLPSSQNGFAPVVRGIAKSNATVIIRQNNYVIYQSAVPQGAFEITDLNTTSGGGDLEVTIKEEDGSEQHFTQPYASLAILKREGQTDVDISVGEMRDESGFTPNVLQAQVLHGLPWGLTLYGGTQIANDYASAAMGMGKDMGSLGALSFDVTHAHARFDDGGDETGQSYRFLYSKRFDETDTNFRLVGYRYSTEGYYTLNEWASRQNKDEDFWMTGNRRSRIEGTWSQSFARGYGNIYLTVSRQQYWKTDDVERLVQFGYANTWRRISWNVSWNYTDSANSYTGSESYDNENNHEHIFMLSVSVPLSGWLENSYVNYSLTQNNHNDSTMQVGLGGTALEDHNLAYNVQESWVSDPQDSYSSNASLSYDGTYGSVNGSYAYSQDSQRLNYGVRGGILVHSGGITFSQELGETVALVEAPGADGLSVENATGVSTDWRGYTVKTQMNPYDENRVAINSNYFSRANVELENTVVNLVPTRGAVVKATFVTHVGYRILFTVAMPDGKPAPFGAMASADLESGTVTGIVGDNGELYLSGMPLEGRFTLAGSQGTCTAQYHISAPKNNELLQMPVRCQ